The Lycium ferocissimum isolate CSIRO_LF1 chromosome 8, AGI_CSIRO_Lferr_CH_V1, whole genome shotgun sequence DNA segment TCCAGTTGATGTATAGGCCAATGCTTTGACAAAGAAAGACTAAGAATAGTGCGGATAGTTGCCGGTTTCACCACCGGACTGGAACGCCTCACCACAGTCAATGCCAACTTGCTGAGTTTTGCCATCACCTATAAGTCGGGCTTTATGCCTCTCAAAATCACCATTAGACTTTTCTTTATTAGTAAAAATCCACATAGAATGAATAACATTAACATTAGGTGGACGGGGGACCAAATCCCACGTCTTATTCGTAACAAGAGCATCAAATTCATCATTCATAGCCATTTTCCAATTCGGGTCACGAAGAGCGGCCGATGGGTTATGAGGTAGAGGAGATTTCGTAACTGTGGTATGTAAGTTAAACTGACGTTTAGACTTGACAATACCTCGTTGGTTGCGGGTGACCATGGTGGGACGGGGAGCGGGGATAGGCGGCTGGACAGTGGCATGGGGAAGGGGTGGCAATCGGACCAGTGGGCAGCGCCTCACCGGGGGTCACCGTCACGCCccaaacccaccctagacgtgaccgatCCGACGTCACGaccaacatcggaagaacctaagcaacaccataataatacttgaacccgccgtgttcaacattcgcctccaacccggtttataaaataaaggtaaacgaATCACgcatataagaattaaatcagcggaagtctttagttatctatacttgtcaaacataacaacgtgcccaagagttaattaataactcaataactacccacaaatgtatattagggagcttctaagataaaggattaatagtctgactcatcgggacgcGGCCGGGTAACTAACGTAACAAATAAGTAAATCAACggggtgtcccacgaacgaatgtgtgggctcaccaaattatCCGCAACAAAGAAGTCCTTCCTAAGCACCTggagtatcacgaacctgctcttccccgttacctaacataccatcaaaaacaacaatggtatgcctgagtacttcgtactcagtgagtgcctcggggacaatgaataatacgaaaataaagtaaaataatacatgaagaaatcagtcttgaaaatcatatgaaatcaacgTAAGGCGATTATTCGGTTTATGCATCTCAATAATAAGTATCAAAACCCACTTATAAAGCCTCTTGTTaagttacaacttcaaatatgcccttttttaatcaattaagatagtcatcaacaattccataagagaataagaatgtcacacatgccaatacaggcccaagaatcaagaaTATCACGTatagcgcaccacaccggaacatataattctcggtggctatccttcctcccgaatagctaggcataaatcacaccggactatgtagtacgcggtggctatccttcctcccgaatagctaggcataaatcacaccggactatgtagtacgcggtggctatccttcctcccgaatagctaggcataatcacaccggactatgtagtacgcggtggctatccttcctcccgaatagctaggcatacaTCACACCGGATTATGTAGtacgcggtggctatccttcctcccgaatagctaggcttGAATCACAccccgggtagcgaacccggcggtggctatccttccccCGAATAGCTAGGCTTGAATCACAcccgggtagcgaacccggtgtggccactcttcctcccgaatggctaggcaattaccacactaggatccatagtggctacccttcctcccgagtagctaggccaaacacaacaaccaaattcatagcatagaagccgattcacaatttgtctcaaatagtcacaccatcaaatagcattaaagttcattatgccattacgaaaatccataatatcatagataattactttatcatagttcctttgtaaaatcatcaataccaaaaattaaccatcatcactgatcatctcttatagaagaaaatgattcataatatcacatacatatatagggtttgttacaatctagatttaatgtgggcttgtcccctcacgcacattaaccattaatcaaaacatgtaataaaTTTCGAGAGTGTGaaaccaattcatcatatcattcaacacatgcttttataaagaatcaatctttcaagagagtttgcaaaagagacatatcaattacctttatattcaaaaaggattttatttttaaagagacatacaaatcacaataagatttttaaaagggagacatacattcaaaataaggtttttaaaagggagacatacattcaaaataatgtttttaaaagggagacatacattcaaaataaggtttttttttaaaaaggagacataccttaatttgttaaacaaggtttaacaaatcacttttctaatgaagaacacccaaaccctagcttgaatcactttgggaagaattatgttgcaaccctaggttttgatcacaaaatcatgttaagaatcatgggtttgatgttagaaaggaatcgagacttgaattcaacctagaatcatgataacaCTTACCTtttagggttcttgaggcttgggacttattcttattgactttagggtaaattttcgtgaatggggtccggggaaataaaccccaaccttaaatataactgaaaacgcgtaaacccgacTTTTTGACCTAAATCCGACCCGTTACGCGATGGGTCCGCGATGCGGGACCATCGCGCGATGTTCTGCAGCTCAATACTCAGACTTGCACAATTGGCCCGCGATGCGGGGCCATCTCACGCGCCTCCACGCGCCTGAAAAGGCGGCGTGTGTCGGTTCtgcacagtgttcggtaaaatggacataacttcttgtacgtaactccgtttgggctgggcgacctaccgttggaaagatatttcaaatatatacaactttcattgaggaagtgtttccaaattcgcaatacattttcataaaatcgcctagaagacagacctaccaaaacttaggcgaatttaagaggccttaagaacttcactaattggtttgacttcaaaacgaccatcctcCACCTGAATTcaccaagaatggattcatatagataaaatatcatcttaatactagattttttacatattcacacctagttcaagtttacggggtgttacatcaGCAGTAGTGACGGGAGGCAGTGGAGGAGCACTAGTCGGCTGGGCAGAGGGCGGGGAGGGGGCAGGTCTCGATTTTTGGAGGTGATAAAAAATATAAGGGGAGATCCCTTCATCCAAAAATCGTATGTATGGGATTGAGGAGTAGGAAAGTTAGCAAAAGGAAACCAAGTCGCATAAAAAACAACATGAAGACTAAGGATGATCTTATTTGATGATAAGTCATAGCATTTGTAGCCTCTATAGTTTGATGGGTACCCCAAAAATACATAAGGTGTAGACCGGGCCTGCAACTTATGAATCGTAGTTGACGGAAAAAGACGGTAGCACAAACACCTAAAGACCCGAAGGTGAGAGTACATAGGTTCCTTTTGATATAGAGCATGGAGGGGAGACTTATGGTTCAATAACTTGCTTGGTAAAATATTGAGTAGGTAAGTTGCCATTTACAATGCATGATGCCAAAAGGAAGGTGGAAGAGAAGCGTGGGCAAGAAGAGTTCGCACGACATTATTGATAGACCGAATCTTGCTTTTGGCCTCCCATTTTGTGAGGACGTATGAGGACAAGAAAGACGGAAAGACATCCCATTCGACTCACAAAGACGCCAAAaatcattattctcatatttttttccattatGACATtggacattttttatttttcattcaaaatgcattccGATATGGGCCCGAAATTCTAAAAACTTAGCAAAGACATCAGATTTCCTAGCTAAGGGAAAATTCCACAAATATTTTGAGCAATCATCCAAGAAAAGAACATAATATCGATGACCCATGGAACTTAAGACAGGAGAAGTCCATAAATCACTATGAATAATATCAAAAGGCAACTTAATATGTTTTCCAAGCACGCAAGAACGACAAGTACACAAATACTAGAGCAACTAGAATTATTACATTCAATGCATTTATTGATCCTAAGAGAATTCAAAACTGACGCTCCCGGGTGACCCAAACGATCATGCCAAAGAGAAGAAGATAAACCAGCAAAGGTTGATAGAGAATTGGCTGTGTTtgtgatggtggtggtgatggaaTATAGATCACCCTGGTTCTCACATCTCATTAGTGGCATCCCCGTCTGAAAATCCTTTACAGAAAACCCATATGGACTAAAATTAACAGTCACAAAGTTATTAGTAGTGAACTTTCTAACAGAGATTAAGCTTTTAATGAGTTTTGGGGCATGGAGGACATTTTTCAACGATAAAGGAGGGTTTGGGGGAGGCAAATGAGTATGACCACAACCGTGAATTGGAGTTGAATGGCaattaccaacaacaataccatgatGATGATTGCTCAAATTAGAATAAGACGAGAGACTACCATTCGTGGATGTCATGTGAGATGTGGCAtcggtgtccatgtaccacttctGGTCCGGAGGACTCATAGTAATTGTATGCATTGCTGATTCGATATCCGTTAGAGCATAAGACGGGGCATACATCGCGCCGATACGGCAGAAGAAGATACGCCATCGAAGTAGGCGGAGGCTAGGGAGCAGGGCCGAGAATGCCCGGTATCGTTTGGCCGAGGGGCCTAGCGAAGACGTCGGCCAAGTTGACGGATAGGGGCAAGTTGGCACGGCCTATTGTGGCATCCATCCCCAAGCATAATTTGGAAACTGCCACGGGTGAGGAGACGGGTGACGGGGCCAGCTGCCTAGCGGTGGCTGGGAATTTCCGCCACTATGACTACGGTTACCGCCACGACTGCCTTTGCCGCCACCGTTTCCACAGCCAGCGCCATTCCGACGGCCAGAATTGCGGCctctgttgttgttatttttgcctCTGTTATTCACAGCATGACCAGACGAGTGAGtattatcaaaaaaagaagTCGAACTCTCACCACCTGTGGCAGCCACCATCGCCGAAGGAGTAGAGTGGGCCGCCTACATCACTTGTTCTCGTTCCTCCAGAACGAGTGATGAGCGCGCCTCGGTGAAAGGAGGCAATGGTGTGCTGTGACGAATCTGCGTTCCCACACCCTTGAATGCGTCGGTGAGACCCGAAATAAGCTGAAGAACAAGGCGGGAATTGGAACCCGGAGCCCCCACATTTTTTAACTGATCGGAGATGCTCTTGAGCCTTTGACAATATGCAGATGCGTTCGGGAAGTCTTCCATCCTAGTTGTGGAAAACTCTTGTTTGAGCATGACGGAACGGGAGTTTTGATGGTCCTGAAAGATGTCACGCAAGCGATCCCAGGCTTTCATGGCCATTGCTTCAGGTTCAAGAATAATAGTAAGGAGGTCATTCGAAATCGTGGAATAAATCCACTGGAGCACAGTCGCACCAAGGGTCGACCAAAGTTCTTTGTCATCATCGGAGGGAGGGGCTGCCTGCTTCCCTTTCTCTGGTGCGATGATATGGTGTATGACCCTATGGGATTTGGCGTGGATTTTAAACAATTCCGCCCATGTACCATATTGTGCATTCTCCATTTCAAGAACCACAGGAATGTGATTACGGATGTTGGAGACGGCGAAAGTGGGGTGAAAGGATGATTTTGAGTCGGACATGGTGGCGGAAAAAGGTGGCAGCCAACGGAGCTAGGGCAGCGGAGAGGAGAGgagaggaaaaaaatataaaaaacccTAGACTGCTGATACCATGAAAGAATTATTTTCCGTCGTTTCCTTTCATTCCTTGAATTGGTTAGTATACAAAAATATCCTAACCTAAAATAGGAGAGTataaaatattacaaaatattctaacctaaaataagagattacaaaatattacaaaatatttacataatctaTCAGTGAAAAGAAAAGACCTATGGTTTTTTCACCCCAAAAATAGTCCAAATGAAATTTTTTACTACGTGCCTTACACAACTGATCTTAGTTGTTTAATATGTGAGATTTCTCTTTGCGAAATAAAAAAGTGAACCTAAAATTTATGAACTCAAAGGTGTAAGATGTAGATCCACTTTTTTGTCTCACAAAAAAAAGCCTCACACAACTAATGTCGATTGTGCGAGCCACATAATAAAACTTTTCCTGTTTCATAAGCCtttgtttttttgttaaaaaagagtgcttactttcaaatcaataaataattaattttatattttcaaatttactcttattaaatgttaagtgattaaatataaatatctatTTAATTAGAAGTAgcttaattaaattatttattttaattatttatttttgcccaatattttcttaagaaatgcGTAAATAGCTAAGTGAGTAATAATGATATTCTCTCTTGCCATGTGGGACCCATATTCCACCCCACTTTTTTGAAACAACGTTGAAGCATTGTCATTAAAGCGACATCTTTGTTGATCATGTtcactttcatttttctttctttttcccgtGCAAAAGATAATATTAGTAGCAgtaatattttcactttttagttcactttttccttctttcgCATAGAATAAGACTTTCATGCCAACAATCTTTTGCTTTAAAAAACTCAGTTACTTAGCTACTCCCTTTTTCTTTACTTGTTCCTTGTATTAGAATTGTTTTTTTACTGATTCATTTTAACAAATCAAGCGAGattaattatttctttcaatgttatcattatcattaagTAACTACATAAAATGCTAATAGTAAAATTTAGCAAAGGATGGTCAAGCTCAGTGTCATGCAACGTAAATAAATGGTCCTTTCATAATTTTGTTGTTGCTTCCTTGTGTTAACTTCCCCGAAAAGCTTAAACACTATCCATATTAGAGTGCTGCACATTCCTAGGCCTGCATCTACATCTAACTTAAAGTAGTCGACACAGTCAACAAAGATAAAAATTAAGTAGTAAAAGACAAAGAGGAGAGTTGGAAAACCAATTGCACAACATAACCTATTAACCTATATTCATGTAAAAAAAAGTGCTCACTTATCTATTTATACattctattaaaaaatactaactcttaataaaaaagataaataatttaactaaattatctctaattaaataggtattgaaaTTTGATAATAGCACTTAATAggacaaattttgaaaattaaggttaattctttcttaatttaataaatGGACGCtctttttgacccaagaaaaaagctaagtgaacactcttttttaatccgaaaggaGTAAATAAAAGGATCTGTTACATAAATAGCAAACTAGTAGTaggtaattatatttagtagataTAGTTTAGATTAATTAGATCCTATAGCTAaaagtaatatgttaaatacaattaatagctatctatattattaaaatagaatacccatcatcacattatcactTCGAACCCAACCctcccatctctctctctctctctctctctcccctcttCCCCCACTGCTCCGGTTGAATCGGAGCAGCTGTGCCCTTTTACCCCTTCCCTTTTGCCCTTTCTTCTCCCCCATCGTCACCACTGCTTCTTGTGTGTTGCTTCCAATTATTTTTCTTAGTAATAGCAACACTAACCCATGGATTCTCATAAGTAAATTGCTTCCAAAATGACGCAATTTCTTCTTGGATATGATCAATATACTTGCATCATTTTATtcacaacaaaaagaaaacaacGACGACAATGGCTTTTTCTTTCCCGTTGCCACTCAGCCTCCCTGTCTTTTGTACACATTTCGGTCAGATCTGGCCAGAAGCgactttctttttttgaatacAATCTGGTTTTGATGATGATGACAGTGACATCGGTCAGATCTGGACGGAAACAGTCAGATCCGATCGGAATTTGACCgaaattttatttgttgtattttgcacttgagtgtattcgttaattttatttcttgtgtaCAAATGAATACATTGAATTTTaaagtgtatacaaatgaatagagtgaattttatttctttgtattCAGTTTTTTAGTGTATTCGTTAACTTTTTAGTGCAAATTCTGTTTTTGTATACAACCGATTAAATGTAATTAAGTGAATACAATGTAGAAGTAGCTACAATAAATAcagttgagttgaatacatttaaattgaataaaaaattcAGCAAACTTTAATGAATGTATTCACGAATACAGCGACGCGAATACAATAAGTAACAAGTGCTGAGTTTTACTATATGTTTGCTATGTGATGTAAATAGATAAAATATAGCTAAGAAGCAAAAATAAGGCTTCCAAGTTggtcatttatgaaattttccctaaataaaaggtaaaaaaaaatcttaggtAATAGTATCAATGTACAccctccattttattttacttcGCTCATGTTGATTTGGTACATCCTTTAAGCAAGCTTTTATCGGAGGTGTATTTTACTAAACTAACCATATTAATGATGCTTTAGAACTCTAATTTTGATTACTTTTAAGGATAAATCTATTCACCGCAACCATTTTTATCGCAACTCAATCACAATGGGAGGTATAAAAGTAATTTCAAACAACTTTTATGGGCATTAAATTAACTTCACACGACTTTTGAGGATATAATAGTCATCTACTACTTTTtctataccaaaaatatccttctctggaaaaagaagaaatgaaaattcAAATCTCACTATCTTTTTTCAAAGTAATCATTATTTTCCTTCCCAATGTATTGACttttattctctctctctctttggtATAATTACtattgtttttcatttttttcattggTCATCACATATGttttaatgtcataaaattaAAGATAGGAGAATATTATAATCTTCTTtatattcttcttttattttttttatgtttttttttttttttttaagattatgATGAAACAGAGTTCATATTTAACATTGATGACCAAAATTCATTTaccctcttctctcttttatctttattttttttttcatttttttcctttatggttgactttaattgaaatattaaattaacTCAATTTAGCTAAACAATAGATATAATTGaaaaacaattaacaaattttaatttaagtcaatcaatttttttttaaaaatagtggATGTAACAACTCAACATTATAGTTGAATTTAATTGAAATATCGAAATGGTTCAATTTAACTAAGTATTATATGCGATTGAGGAAAACAAATTGATAGCTATTGatttaatttcataaattaaaagAACGTAGATGTAACAAGTATTCAACACTATGGTTTACTATGATTGAAACactgaattatctcaatttatcTACGTATTAGATAGAATTGGTAATAATTAATAAGTTTAGATCTAACtcaaatagttttttttaaaatagtggATGTAATAAGTAGTTCGCATTATGATTGactttaattaaatttctttaatttatctaagtattatatatgattgagtaacaattagcaaactttgattttttaatcaatttttttttataaattttaaaagatgtaacaagtagtcaaaactatggttgattttaattgaaacattgaattatctcaattagctAGGTATTAGATAGAATTGAGTAATAATTagcaagtttagatctaatccaatcaatttaaataaaaatagtggatgtaacaagtagtcaacactaaagttgactttaattaaaacattgaattccttcaatttagctaagtattaatATAATTATTGAGTAAAATGTTTGTAGCGACTAATAAGTTTAGATatgatttataaataaaataaaagcaatggatgtaacaagtagtcaaaaCTATGactgactttaattgaaacattgaattgctTCCATTTAACTAAGTATTATATAGGATCGAgtaacaattaataaattttgatttaattcaattaatttttaaaaaaaatagatgtgacaatactatgattgactttaattgaaatatagAATTGTCTCAATTATCTAAGTATTAGATatgattgagtaacaattagaaagtttaaatctaattcaatcaatttaaacaaaaattgtTAAAGTAACAATTAGTCAACATTATGGttaactttaattgaaacattaaatttcataaatttagctaagtattatataaTATTGATTAAAACGTTTGCTAagttttgattcaattcaagatAAAATGTATATAAAAAGTAGTCAACACTAGGGATGTTCACGGTTTGGTTAAAAACAGATCCAACcctaaaatcaaaaccaaaacgATTAAATAAACTGATATTTACTTGAGttaggtttggtttggttttaaatttttcaaagccaatgatatttggtttggtttgagttTAACTAAAAGCaaaccg contains these protein-coding regions:
- the LOC132066884 gene encoding uncharacterized protein LOC132066884, whose translation is MSDSKSSFHPTFAVSNIRNHIPVVLEMENAQYGTWAELFKIHAKSHRVIHHIIAPEKGKQAAPPSDDDKELWSTLGATVLQWIYSTISNDLLTIILEPEAMAMKAWDRLRDIFQDHQNSRSVMLKQEFSTTRMEDFPNASAYCQRLKSISDQLKNVGAPGSNSRLVLQLISGLTDAFKGVGTQIRHSTPLPPFTEARSSLVLEEREQVM